The proteins below are encoded in one region of Serratia symbiotica:
- the sctN gene encoding type III secretion system ATPase SctN, translated as MKLFDSCAHPKRIHGCLIEAPLHGVFIGEICQIERSLCQPEVIARAVVVGFREGQTLLSLIGRSQGLTREVVIRPDGQPFVFEMGEHLAGKIFNAAGEKIGVLTHQTTEFQPHQAVLRRVDSPAASVSLRSPVCEPLTTGVNAIDGLLTCGKGQRMGIFSAAGSGKTSLMSMIMNHAKADICVIALIGERGREVTEFIHELRASPRSSQTILVYSTSDSPAVERCNAALLATAMAEYFRDLGRDVLLFVDSMTRYARALRDVALAAGELPARRGYPASVFEQLPQLLERPGALRQGSITAFYTVLLESEEEADPIGDEIRSILDGHIYLSAKLAGRGHYPAIDVLNSVSRVFSRVTTPPHRQAAAQMRDMLGRLAQIQLYLDLGEYQHGENAENDRALERKEAIEAFLRQSMDSSTDFADTLSQLKALTA; from the coding sequence ATGAAACTTTTTGATAGCTGTGCGCACCCAAAACGGATTCATGGTTGCCTGATAGAGGCCCCTCTCCATGGGGTATTTATTGGTGAAATCTGTCAGATTGAACGTTCTCTGTGCCAACCCGAAGTGATTGCCAGAGCTGTAGTGGTTGGGTTTCGGGAAGGGCAGACTCTTCTCAGCTTGATTGGACGATCACAAGGTCTCACGCGTGAAGTGGTGATCCGCCCTGATGGGCAGCCATTTGTCTTCGAGATGGGTGAACACCTGGCTGGCAAGATCTTCAATGCTGCTGGTGAAAAAATAGGCGTGCTGACACATCAGACCACAGAATTTCAACCCCATCAGGCTGTTTTACGGCGAGTGGATAGTCCAGCCGCAAGTGTCAGCCTGCGCAGCCCAGTTTGCGAACCTTTGACGACCGGCGTAAACGCAATCGATGGGCTGCTCACCTGTGGTAAAGGGCAACGTATGGGAATTTTCTCAGCAGCAGGCAGCGGTAAAACTTCTCTAATGAGTATGATTATGAATCACGCGAAGGCAGATATTTGTGTGATTGCCTTGATCGGCGAACGAGGCCGTGAGGTGACGGAGTTTATTCATGAATTACGCGCTTCGCCACGCAGTAGCCAGACTATTTTGGTTTATTCCACATCAGACAGCCCGGCAGTTGAACGCTGTAATGCTGCCTTGCTGGCTACGGCGATGGCGGAATATTTTCGGGATCTTGGGCGCGATGTCCTGCTATTTGTTGATTCAATGACCCGCTACGCGCGTGCGCTGCGCGATGTGGCGTTGGCCGCCGGTGAATTGCCTGCCCGACGTGGATATCCCGCTTCCGTTTTTGAACAATTGCCACAATTACTGGAACGTCCGGGGGCACTGCGACAGGGTTCGATAACCGCATTTTATACTGTTCTGCTTGAGAGTGAGGAGGAAGCAGACCCCATTGGGGATGAGATCCGCTCAATTTTGGACGGGCATATTTATCTCAGCGCCAAGCTGGCAGGACGTGGTCATTATCCGGCCATTGATGTTTTAAACAGCGTTAGTCGTGTATTTTCACGCGTGACCACGCCGCCACACCGGCAAGCTGCAGCGCAGATGCGCGACATGCTGGGGCGTCTGGCGCAAATACAACTGTATCTCGATCTTGGCGAGTATCAGCATGGTGAAAACGCGGAGAACGACCGTGCATTGGAAAGAAAAGAGGCGATCGAGGCTTTCTTACGTCAGTCGATGGATTCTTCCACGGATTTCGCTGATACGCTTAGCCAACTTAAGGCGTTGACAGCCTGA
- a CDS encoding type III secretion system protein, with product MKYRFLEALNDFLSAYGRDDLINSQLDCHSTIQLDLESCPPINIDLATNDIIIWSNIADYNPSYVEAVSASLLNQLITYSPRYFMAGQPALNVVDSTLVLSAVMKEEALTYQPMFAGMLEEFYERCNQLRTLFSV from the coding sequence ATGAAATATCGTTTTTTAGAAGCTCTGAATGATTTCTTGAGCGCTTATGGACGTGATGATTTAATTAATAGCCAGTTGGATTGTCATTCAACCATTCAACTGGATCTTGAATCGTGTCCGCCAATTAACATTGATCTGGCGACCAACGATATTATTATCTGGAGCAACATCGCTGATTACAATCCGTCCTATGTTGAGGCGGTAAGCGCTAGCTTGTTGAATCAGCTAATTACCTATTCTCCTAGGTACTTTATGGCTGGACAGCCTGCGTTGAATGTTGTTGATAGCACGCTCGTGCTTTCTGCAGTGATGAAAGAGGAGGCCCTCACCTACCAACCGATGTTTGCTGGCATGCTGGAAGAGTTTTATGAGCGTTGCAATCAGCTAAGAACTTTATTTTCCGTCTGA
- a CDS encoding EscV/YscV/HrcV family type III secretion system export apparatus protein, giving the protein MSKVTGLLLGMRNRPELMLLIIMVMIIAMLIIPLPTILVDLLIGLNIMVSVLIFMGSFYITRVLNFQSFPAILLITTLFRLALSISTSRLILLEADAGEIINTFGQFVIQDNLVVGMVVFSIVTIVQFIVITKGSERIAEVAARFSLDAMPGKQMSIDADLRAGLIDEAVVKEKRRDIENESQLFGSFDGAMKFIKGDAIAGIIIIIVNLIGGIAVGMAQLGMNISTALHTYTLLTIGDGLVAQIPALLISISAGLIVTRVGGNDKNLGENIVAELFTNDFTILITAIIVCAIGFLPGFPTIIFLFLAGLMLALLWYRTYKKRKDKRLLSEERQSETEVAEGEMLRENQHGEMEYIPETLPIIISVSQVHKRRLEEGKFLSRIMKDIFINYGYRIPDIAINYSPVVPDNTIIILINEVCAGDYSIFFGGFRLITPNDELECLGLNLISFSDEQGAVTTWVKENNAEEVKQLGILVRDDMTEIIDCVGTLLLRHINEFFGIQETKNLLDDLEKKYPELLRECYRHVTVQKITEVFQRLLMEKISIRNMKLILETLVQWVPKEKDGMMLVEYVRGAMARYISSRFAVDGRLNVLMINAQYEDMIRQSIRQAAGGTYLHLEPEKSDDIIQAFALALETLSFSLRDVSVLVPVDIRRFVKKIIEIRFPELEVLSFNEVSEMVKVNVIKTI; this is encoded by the coding sequence ATGAGTAAAGTCACTGGGTTACTGTTAGGCATGCGTAATCGGCCAGAGTTGATGCTTTTGATTATTATGGTAATGATCATTGCTATGCTGATTATACCATTACCGACTATTTTAGTCGATCTTTTGATAGGACTGAATATTATGGTTTCAGTTCTTATCTTCATGGGGTCTTTCTATATAACTCGGGTGCTAAATTTCCAGTCTTTTCCGGCAATTTTGCTTATCACGACGCTATTTCGCCTGGCGCTATCGATAAGTACAAGCCGACTTATCCTGCTGGAAGCAGATGCCGGTGAGATAATTAATACATTTGGCCAGTTTGTTATCCAGGACAATTTAGTGGTTGGTATGGTGGTGTTCTCTATCGTGACCATAGTGCAGTTTATTGTTATTACTAAAGGTTCAGAACGTATCGCAGAGGTAGCTGCGCGTTTCTCGCTGGATGCTATGCCGGGCAAACAGATGAGTATTGATGCCGATCTGCGAGCGGGGTTAATAGATGAAGCAGTGGTAAAAGAAAAACGCCGCGATATAGAAAACGAGAGTCAGCTATTTGGCTCTTTTGATGGGGCGATGAAGTTTATCAAAGGCGATGCCATCGCCGGGATCATTATCATCATCGTTAACCTTATTGGTGGCATCGCTGTTGGTATGGCACAATTGGGTATGAATATATCTACTGCGCTGCATACTTATACCTTGTTGACGATCGGTGATGGGTTAGTGGCGCAAATCCCGGCGTTGCTGATTTCTATCAGTGCGGGGTTGATTGTAACTCGTGTCGGCGGTAATGATAAAAACCTAGGTGAAAATATTGTTGCAGAACTTTTTACCAACGATTTTACTATTCTGATAACGGCGATCATTGTTTGCGCCATAGGATTTTTACCCGGTTTCCCGACGATTATCTTCTTATTTTTGGCCGGGTTGATGCTAGCCTTGTTATGGTATCGTACTTACAAAAAACGCAAGGATAAACGGCTCCTTTCCGAGGAGAGGCAGAGTGAAACTGAGGTGGCTGAAGGTGAAATGCTGCGCGAAAATCAACACGGCGAGATGGAATACATACCGGAAACTTTGCCAATTATTATTTCAGTCAGCCAGGTACATAAGCGCCGTTTAGAAGAAGGGAAATTTCTTTCTCGTATTATGAAAGATATATTTATAAATTATGGTTATCGTATTCCAGATATTGCCATAAATTACTCTCCGGTGGTGCCAGATAATACAATTATTATACTGATTAACGAAGTATGTGCCGGTGATTACAGTATTTTTTTTGGCGGTTTTCGCCTTATTACTCCTAATGATGAGTTGGAGTGTCTGGGGTTAAACCTTATTAGTTTTAGTGATGAACAAGGTGCGGTTACCACTTGGGTCAAAGAAAATAATGCCGAGGAAGTGAAACAATTAGGTATCTTGGTGCGTGATGATATGACCGAAATTATCGATTGTGTCGGCACTTTATTGCTGCGTCATATTAATGAGTTTTTCGGTATTCAAGAAACAAAAAATCTGTTGGACGATTTGGAAAAGAAATACCCAGAGTTATTAAGAGAATGCTATCGCCACGTAACGGTACAGAAAATTACTGAAGTTTTCCAACGTTTATTAATGGAAAAGATTTCAATCCGCAACATGAAGCTGATCCTGGAGACCTTGGTACAGTGGGTGCCGAAAGAAAAGGATGGCATGATGTTGGTTGAATATGTCCGTGGTGCCATGGCACGCTATATTTCATCGCGCTTTGCTGTAGATGGGCGTCTGAATGTGCTGATGATTAACGCACAATATGAAGATATGATCCGCCAGAGTATTCGCCAAGCAGCTGGGGGGACTTATTTACATTTGGAACCTGAGAAAAGTGATGACATCATCCAAGCCTTTGCGCTGGCATTAGAAACCTTATCTTTCTCTCTTCGCGATGTCAGTGTCCTGGTTCCAGTTGATATTCGTCGTTTTGTAAAGAAAATAATCGAAATCCGTTTCCCTGAATTGGAAGTGCTCTCATTTAATGAAGTATCCGAAATGGTTAAAGTCAATGTTATTAAAACAATCTAG
- the sctW gene encoding type III secretion system gatekeeper subunit SctW, with translation MAIIPVGGSARFIVGQRDKSAPAAKAEDDSDKVAQGQGVINNNNEYASMAMLAASHVRRRGSQANAQEEWMKFAERILDSQADEKILHVEDALSQQLMNPRQIRACLLQFFADPSDILMVLAALIQRRRLNEKQLERLKELQKQLQAEDLDRSAEAGINIALVAKAFAQKTQRTAGNLRMLYREFLRHDGPVVYLYEQWAEEQAPHEHENILRFLTRALAYDLQVLPLGHSNINEFSHFFNRISRLRETQSVERVFRQHFQHAGFDFINQSGEKAFSKLFTRGIRSHKSFNDYLLVFFSEHLSVLSIDRCARFLQILIVAFSTLPTGIFLSPEGRDSLINELKEYMGHVLVQELEIARRKLSEGN, from the coding sequence ATGGCAATAATACCCGTGGGAGGCAGTGCACGCTTTATTGTAGGACAACGCGATAAAAGTGCTCCAGCGGCAAAAGCAGAGGATGATTCTGACAAAGTTGCACAAGGGCAAGGTGTTATCAATAACAACAATGAATATGCTTCCATGGCTATGCTCGCCGCCAGCCATGTGCGCCGCCGTGGCTCGCAGGCCAATGCTCAAGAAGAGTGGATGAAGTTTGCAGAACGCATCCTTGACAGTCAGGCCGACGAAAAAATTCTCCACGTTGAAGATGCACTCAGTCAGCAGCTGATGAACCCTCGGCAAATAAGGGCCTGTTTACTGCAGTTCTTTGCCGATCCCAGTGATATATTAATGGTATTGGCGGCGCTGATTCAGCGTAGGCGGCTGAATGAAAAGCAGCTTGAAAGACTAAAGGAATTACAAAAGCAGCTCCAGGCAGAAGATCTCGATCGTAGCGCAGAAGCTGGGATCAATATTGCCCTGGTGGCAAAGGCTTTTGCGCAAAAAACACAACGTACGGCTGGCAATCTGCGCATGCTGTATCGAGAGTTTCTTCGCCATGATGGCCCGGTTGTTTATTTGTATGAACAATGGGCTGAAGAGCAGGCCCCTCATGAACATGAGAATATCCTGCGTTTTCTGACGCGTGCGTTGGCCTATGACCTGCAGGTATTGCCATTAGGCCATTCCAATATCAATGAATTTAGCCATTTCTTCAATCGCATCAGTCGATTACGGGAAACGCAATCGGTAGAAAGGGTGTTCAGGCAACATTTTCAACATGCTGGGTTTGATTTTATTAACCAATCCGGCGAGAAGGCGTTCAGCAAGTTATTTACTCGCGGCATCCGAAGCCATAAAAGCTTTAACGATTATCTTCTGGTATTTTTCTCAGAACACCTGAGTGTACTTAGTATTGATAGATGTGCCCGGTTTTTACAGATTTTGATTGTGGCATTTTCTACATTACCAACAGGCATTTTTCTCTCGCCAGAAGGTCGAGATAGCTTGATTAATGAATTAAAAGAATATATGGGACATGTTCTGGTGCAAGAGCTTGAAATTGCTCGCCGGAAATTAAGTGAAGGGAATTAA
- the sctC gene encoding type III secretion system outer membrane ring subunit SctC, giving the protein MKANRRSVMWFFLLALVVNINNTGAEMLASLPVEQEKINDSFVANNIMVGKLFDVLSERLEKPIILSKSAAQKRVTGNFNLANADMMFKALTRRIALVWYDDGAGIYVYDNSEMRSTIVRTQAADSSQVLDYIRKTGIYDSRFTVRSQGDSHLLFVAGPPLYVELISAAASYLDERTQQQELTGGEVAVIPLRHSSVTDRTYNQRGQNITIPGMLSSINALFKNSGTQGDDVLKIHSKEGNAYPIEDGFPKPPSLGGSKASVDHNKNFSLVAYPDSNSLVVKGSPEQIRYVRQLVNALDDSRRQVELSLWIIDVVRVKLDDLGVRWESGNWDTGGGKVTFNRSTLTDSTKFLAQINAISKNGSARIVSRPVILTQENVPALFDNNTSFYARLQGERVASLEKVTYGTMISVLPRVSASRSVEMEVNIEDGGLSRDSSGNTADVGGLPQVNRTSINTVARIAKNSSLLIGGYTRDQTEINESRIPFLSDIPVLGNLFKFRSNNQQKMIRIFLIQPRLLDENEAWDGRQFSDSDRLTTHDIRLHSTIQFLQKYVSQPWQ; this is encoded by the coding sequence ATGAAGGCTAACCGCAGAAGTGTGATGTGGTTTTTTCTGCTTGCACTGGTGGTGAATATTAACAATACCGGTGCGGAAATGTTAGCATCACTTCCTGTTGAACAGGAAAAAATCAACGACTCTTTTGTCGCTAATAATATCATGGTTGGCAAGTTGTTTGACGTGCTATCAGAAAGGCTGGAGAAACCCATCATTCTTAGCAAATCTGCGGCGCAAAAGCGGGTTACAGGTAACTTTAATCTGGCGAATGCCGATATGATGTTTAAAGCATTAACGCGGCGAATAGCACTGGTTTGGTACGATGATGGTGCAGGGATCTATGTTTATGACAACAGTGAAATGCGCAGCACAATTGTAAGAACCCAAGCTGCGGATAGCTCACAAGTCCTCGATTATATAAGAAAAACTGGGATTTATGACAGCCGTTTCACCGTACGTTCTCAGGGGGATAGTCATCTGCTTTTTGTGGCGGGGCCTCCTCTCTATGTGGAACTGATTAGTGCGGCAGCCTCCTATCTTGACGAGCGTACTCAACAGCAAGAACTGACCGGCGGCGAAGTGGCGGTTATCCCATTGAGGCACTCTTCAGTGACAGATCGTACCTACAATCAGCGGGGTCAGAATATCACTATCCCTGGGATGTTATCGTCAATCAACGCACTATTTAAAAATAGCGGCACACAGGGGGACGATGTCCTTAAAATACATTCTAAAGAGGGGAACGCCTACCCTATTGAGGATGGGTTTCCCAAACCGCCATCATTAGGCGGTAGCAAAGCTTCAGTAGATCACAATAAAAACTTCTCCTTAGTTGCCTATCCCGATAGTAATAGCTTGGTGGTGAAAGGTAGCCCGGAACAAATTCGTTATGTTCGCCAATTAGTGAACGCACTGGATGACAGCCGACGACAGGTAGAGCTTTCCTTATGGATCATTGACGTGGTACGCGTCAAATTAGATGATCTTGGTGTGCGTTGGGAGAGCGGAAATTGGGATACGGGTGGTGGTAAGGTGACCTTTAATCGCAGCACACTTACAGATAGCACCAAGTTCCTTGCTCAGATCAATGCTATCAGCAAAAACGGCAGCGCACGGATCGTCTCACGTCCGGTGATTTTGACCCAGGAGAATGTTCCGGCGCTGTTTGACAACAACACCAGTTTCTACGCGCGCCTGCAAGGTGAAAGGGTGGCATCTCTGGAAAAGGTGACCTATGGCACGATGATCAGTGTGTTACCACGTGTTTCCGCCAGCAGAAGCGTTGAAATGGAGGTCAATATTGAAGACGGGGGACTGAGCCGTGATAGCAGTGGCAATACCGCTGACGTCGGGGGGTTACCGCAGGTGAATCGCACTAGTATTAACACCGTCGCGCGGATTGCAAAGAATAGCAGTCTTCTGATAGGTGGATATACTCGCGATCAGACTGAAATCAATGAAAGCCGCATCCCGTTTCTCAGTGACATACCCGTATTAGGCAACCTGTTTAAGTTTCGATCGAATAATCAACAAAAAATGATCCGCATATTTTTGATTCAGCCTCGCTTGTTGGATGAAAACGAGGCCTGGGATGGTCGTCAGTTCTCTGACAGCGATCGGTTAACCACGCACGATATTCGGTTACACAGTACCATTCAATTTCTACAGAAATATGTGAGCCAGCCATGGCAATAA
- a CDS encoding helix-turn-helix domain-containing protein yields the protein MFVDPIQCLSLHHDLVLAINTSEKHVLSSCSTISGKEIVTNRSSIIICPDMNSIVADKKYWTIQCMPLSRFTEILATIDAAMGQSLLYDLDKKVTTRHVWQDVVNLPDEIIQKSSLHYILVDLILHSYPVFSDWCNILRKCEPYGIMRFLLSSTQIGDKEKLSINHLSQRYGLSAPYFRQLYRENFKGTAKKKLMDIRLASAILKLIESECSVLDVSIDSGYYSAAHFTTTLKNEIGLTPSEIRRLEKILYEG from the coding sequence ATGTTCGTTGATCCGATACAGTGTTTATCCTTACATCATGATCTGGTTCTTGCAATAAATACTAGCGAAAAACATGTGTTGTCTTCTTGTTCTACAATTTCTGGAAAAGAGATCGTTACTAATCGATCATCAATAATCATTTGCCCTGATATGAATTCGATAGTAGCGGATAAGAAATATTGGACTATACAATGTATGCCACTTTCGCGGTTCACAGAAATTCTGGCAACAATTGATGCCGCTATGGGGCAATCATTACTGTATGACCTAGACAAAAAGGTAACGACGAGGCACGTATGGCAAGATGTTGTTAATCTGCCTGATGAAATCATTCAGAAATCGTCGCTACATTATATTTTGGTTGATCTTATTTTGCATAGTTATCCAGTTTTCTCGGATTGGTGCAATATATTGCGCAAGTGTGAACCTTATGGAATTATGCGTTTCTTACTTTCATCTACCCAAATTGGGGATAAAGAGAAGTTAAGCATCAATCATCTGAGTCAACGTTATGGCTTATCTGCTCCCTACTTTAGGCAATTGTATCGAGAAAATTTTAAAGGAACAGCCAAGAAAAAGCTTATGGATATACGTCTGGCATCTGCCATTTTAAAACTCATCGAGAGTGAGTGTTCAGTGCTCGATGTCAGTATAGATTCTGGCTATTACTCGGCAGCACATTTCACTACTACTTTAAAAAATGAGATAGGCTTGACACCATCAGAAATAAGGCGTTTGGAGAAAATTTTATATGAAGGCTAA
- a CDS encoding PrgH/EprH family type III secretion apparatus protein — protein MKDADKLICIMKVASGNLSGSELMLKVDAHRIITGPEYAFCSETDDNGFTTYYLPSELCRYELAIISSNAATSRECGSSDDKLFLAVSGDLPKTTLPINFQELMLSDHFPIIIKPLNGNWNIPESPVCQSIHAKGVKDLPIKTPALAGLKTKLAYVAGITLLVLTVVWLGINYDSNVRKVKTLQSLLQGSSSPLTVTTGGNGKSLVLVQTQRDVDWSTQRLLQQHYSEPVAIKKISTLEAEIEARLDNLLPNLLKVDLSRPDQPIVRLLRGNYSNPDKELIQKILNQSLLSYSHVIVEVYTPEELLQRVEQGLAESNVPWRRVNKKNTSIFIINASMNDKQTISVIDFAERFAKKWGVRSVQFSVSLATNPLVGRSFVQNSNGYVLLDNNHWLFNTL, from the coding sequence ATGAAGGACGCCGATAAACTTATTTGCATAATGAAAGTGGCAAGTGGCAATTTGAGCGGCAGCGAATTGATGCTCAAAGTTGATGCTCACCGCATCATTACAGGCCCAGAGTATGCCTTTTGCAGTGAAACTGATGACAATGGCTTCACCACCTATTATTTACCCAGCGAACTGTGCAGATATGAATTGGCGATCATTTCAAGTAATGCTGCCACCTCCAGGGAGTGCGGCAGTAGTGATGATAAGTTGTTTTTAGCAGTCAGTGGCGATCTTCCAAAAACAACGCTGCCCATTAACTTTCAGGAACTGATGCTTTCCGATCATTTCCCTATAATTATCAAGCCATTAAATGGGAATTGGAATATTCCTGAATCTCCGGTCTGCCAGAGTATACACGCAAAGGGTGTCAAAGATTTGCCAATAAAGACACCTGCTTTGGCAGGGCTGAAAACCAAACTTGCCTATGTGGCAGGAATAACATTGCTGGTGTTGACCGTGGTCTGGTTAGGAATAAATTACGACAGCAACGTGCGCAAAGTTAAAACTTTGCAAAGCCTACTGCAAGGAAGCAGTTCCCCGTTGACGGTCACCACAGGTGGAAATGGCAAAAGCCTGGTGTTAGTACAAACACAGCGGGACGTCGATTGGAGTACCCAACGTTTACTACAGCAACATTATTCCGAACCCGTCGCCATAAAGAAAATCAGCACACTTGAAGCAGAGATAGAAGCCCGATTAGATAATTTACTACCCAACCTATTGAAAGTAGATCTCTCTCGGCCCGATCAGCCGATTGTTCGGCTGTTAAGAGGAAACTATTCTAATCCAGATAAAGAACTTATTCAAAAGATACTGAACCAGTCTCTTCTCAGCTATTCACATGTCATTGTAGAGGTTTATACGCCAGAGGAATTATTGCAAAGGGTTGAGCAAGGGCTGGCGGAAAGTAATGTCCCATGGCGCAGGGTAAATAAGAAGAATACTTCTATATTTATTATCAATGCCAGCATGAATGATAAACAAACTATTTCAGTTATTGATTTTGCTGAAAGATTTGCTAAAAAATGGGGGGTAAGAAGCGTTCAATTCTCAGTATCTTTGGCAACCAACCCTCTAGTGGGGAGATCGTTTGTGCAAAACTCAAACGGTTATGTTCTACTGGATAACAATCATTGGTTATTCAATACGCTTTAG
- a CDS encoding EscF/YscF/HrpA family type III secretion system needle major subunit: MPISGINSNGNWTTSEYEKVDTASTNNWGMMYRNGSLLNARVETLANELKNALEDANNEMDNPIVLAKISALNGHYNSARQAQSNVMKSIKDTSQAIIRNM; this comes from the coding sequence ATGCCCATATCAGGAATTAACTCAAACGGTAATTGGACAACATCTGAGTACGAGAAAGTTGATACTGCATCAACAAATAATTGGGGCATGATGTACCGCAATGGGAGTTTACTCAATGCCCGTGTTGAGACATTGGCTAATGAGCTTAAAAATGCGCTTGAAGATGCTAATAATGAGATGGATAACCCAATCGTATTGGCAAAGATTTCTGCACTCAATGGTCATTATAACAGCGCACGTCAGGCACAGAGTAACGTGATGAAATCCATCAAGGATACTTCACAAGCTATTATACGTAATATGTAA
- the sctI gene encoding type III secretion system inner rod subunit SctI, translating to MPAFINFSPIIHSVVNNDEIMTGDNYGIEDRVRNLFSTYTAAATQEKTNIINQLKYGDATNPAVLLELQNRVGNYSLAINMVSTLTHRGASAIDSVLKAQ from the coding sequence ATGCCAGCATTTATTAATTTTTCTCCCATCATACATTCCGTTGTCAACAACGACGAAATAATGACAGGTGACAACTACGGAATTGAAGATCGGGTTAGGAACCTTTTTTCAACCTATACCGCTGCTGCTACCCAGGAAAAAACCAATATCATCAACCAGCTAAAGTATGGCGATGCGACTAACCCGGCGGTGCTATTAGAACTACAGAACCGCGTCGGCAATTACAGTCTTGCCATTAATATGGTCAGTACTTTGACTCATCGAGGTGCATCCGCTATTGATAGTGTATTAAAAGCACAGTAA
- the sctJ gene encoding type III secretion system inner membrane ring lipoprotein SctJ produces the protein MKNIKKIFIFFSLLVLSGCDNKMLLSALNQRQCNEVLAILQENGIEGVRQENGKQGQSIQVARRDFVTAVDLLRQYNLPSKEPVEIIQAFPGDSLVASPQAERARLLSLIEQRLQQSLLTIPGIINARVHVSYPLSSDNRVKQPQQVSSLVTYAGDESPKLLMNKIKLFLTNSFADTNFDNVSVVVVERPPLQHHVTEESGMSHMTTLLISITVTLLLVAVIALFLLWRQLQQKRSEIPPAASEEKNDDGIGQ, from the coding sequence ATGAAAAATATTAAGAAAATATTTATCTTTTTTTCCCTCTTGGTACTAAGTGGCTGTGATAACAAAATGTTGCTTAGTGCACTCAACCAACGGCAATGTAATGAAGTATTGGCTATTTTGCAGGAAAATGGCATAGAAGGAGTGCGCCAGGAAAATGGCAAGCAAGGCCAATCAATTCAGGTAGCGCGCCGCGATTTTGTCACCGCTGTCGATCTGTTGCGTCAATATAATCTGCCATCAAAAGAACCGGTGGAAATCATCCAGGCATTCCCTGGGGATTCTCTTGTCGCTTCTCCGCAGGCGGAGCGTGCGCGCTTACTTTCGTTGATAGAACAGCGTTTGCAGCAGTCCCTACTGACCATTCCCGGCATAATCAACGCACGGGTTCATGTTAGCTACCCACTGAGTAGCGATAACCGCGTAAAACAACCTCAACAGGTTTCAAGCCTGGTGACCTACGCAGGTGATGAATCCCCCAAACTTCTCATGAATAAAATAAAATTATTTCTGACCAACAGTTTTGCGGACACCAATTTTGATAATGTTTCCGTGGTAGTGGTTGAACGGCCACCGTTGCAGCACCATGTCACAGAAGAATCAGGTATGTCTCACATGACGACGCTGCTCATTTCTATTACTGTTACATTGCTATTGGTAGCCGTTATTGCGCTGTTCCTATTATGGCGTCAACTTCAGCAGAAGCGTTCTGAAATACCCCCCGCAGCCAGTGAAGAGAAAAATGACGATGGCATTGGTCAATAA